A region from the Pelobates fuscus isolate aPelFus1 chromosome 3, aPelFus1.pri, whole genome shotgun sequence genome encodes:
- the MAP1A gene encoding microtubule-associated protein 1A isoform X1 — protein sequence METEAGSAEALAVAMETGAGPALQLQHHGERHTATTTTTTAAAAAAKWDPRKYYLLIVVGDIGTEGQLQAVRDHLELGIRSWNISLDSCDLNQQLKLFVTRHLAHFSPDVKGQRTLQHRSDVLETVILVNPNVESILHEVRSLITDSSAHKLLILSGQWLDPEGDLILQTGTFSYQKFEQVFSNPEVCQLFSNTDPDIKASLTVSCTEEGEWGNLGHSSFQDIIRLELNPDPVLPEMDGVSEFADYISETVDVPSPFDLLEPPNSGGFLKLSKPCCYIFPGGRGDSALFAVNGFNILVDGGSERKSCFWKLVRHLDRIDSILLTHIGADNLPGINGLLQRKIAEQDEEQSQGSTAYSDWMKNLISPELGVVFFNVPDKLKMPESSMKAKRSIEEASLTLQYLNKLGIKPEPLYRVVSNTIEPLTLFHKMGVGRLDMYILNPVKDSKEMQFLMQKWAGNSKAKTGIILANGKEGEISVPYLTSITALVVWLPASPTEKIVRVLFPGNAPQNKILEGLEKLKHLDFLRYPVATQKEISAGVPPATGKHTKIKQRADSKESLKSSSRPSTGKPAKKDDIAEELAKEVKAELAKEAKVEKKIKDITDKHIDKPSKVEKMKTETTDSAKAEKRKLLNQKIGKKYSKDKMSKLEEKKDKEKKEIKKEKIDIKKESFKKEEKKDTKKEEKKRDIKPEAKKLPKPDLRPFTPEVRKTLHKAKIPGKVKTEKIKTKLEKEAVAEQKVSQVQHIAVEKQRQMTDIAEQRLIMSSPEDLTKDFEELKYEDKLEQITKSVHDKPLLELEVSELRPSDILVMQGTFKEELTLDEIISDKKTPLESPDEGITTTDVEGDSQHEEKAPHASEETLEMVDEGAAMEEPPEMADFDEEIMTEEENYITQELENKVPGRSRLESMPTLDIQDLETDEEKENELDEKGILDRKQKEEIIEECEDYFGKMAAEDEKECEKSVEVVEKADVEEMEEYAEDTGDDLKCKSAEYIDKAYEHEDISCDFTMSVLQKETDMEIKVYEKELSKETPYMGGVPMSTGTTAEHISYIQDETMPGYSETEQTISDEEIHDEQEERIPHLQYDVGSYDISVPDHPGSFDAIHGINIISSDVSAKGYAIQEPEIVAYPTNIVAAPLAEEEHISSATSITECDKLSSFATSVAEDQSIASITAPKTEETGKSSLLLDTANSIPSSHTEATQGVEYLPSAGTISPTSSLEEDKCFKSPPAEDFQSLIIPGKAQPDENFPGVEEMDDSPNFEGPAKSNYSSLIFSEHLGHDVSYVFDGEIRKDTDILSSEEAKLYQVNTGFGESEERCLSPDDSTVKMASPTQSGPTSTGHTPFHQSPVEDRFETTQAELFEAADKLIHDKKQISDKQFEPESKPSMESAGYKYEPLSPKAASSEIVEEINESKHILTEKGSEFTDQLDKHYGIETLTTKEAMDDNDIIKKQKEYSSEDTMFNISQSPHTGGYMQFEELISTSEVSCEDYTSLQVKEHGEPQTEQFKSISSKEFLSEDAKYVGFSDESPIKDEVSTESSSQDNFIEDAKSLSFTEQGKEDDTSLQMSLIEQSPVIHEIYQESPTKEACSENEKSLQLTDPDLMKEIKCTSDEMSPGYGESLLSTEESLAEDHKPLEGFDKHFEDQVQSHLPTEYNNQKETSADIFSEELAVDVHLDNSKDKISQKEEKDLGHSASSPDDSESISFTDHSEFKENKSLETHVDNSSITFTKTSTIQKADQTCSHASDTLGYMNTNVIMETTSGSEKSSDALIKETFAEHEVIERRSVEGENGFIKQITSEKKVWFTEKKEEEEEVVEEEVEEVEEEEESTHMLKESKLRYTEEGESTFLDEGHDWDTQSSLKSNVSKQSTPDTIDAKVLGTEYAYLQEEKQTEHIQKALKTSDEIAEFKASSQETRCQSATEHLSPEIDILEKLPYVTTSLTSDISLGKSNEDNLHSFNQSTCIESSNIKTHFAAKDFGEALFLEQYDKDEEKEYSYSKFIDDVPDPSCETDNLKGKIDTESGEFTANILDKHKQNFDSEKSPFVREEILSSESTTNKSSVEDHTYEEDENKQKCEIYNYSREHIEQDYVETTYVKDFAMPKENIEFKLDVQHEDVKKDLASKFEKKVSPVSLDCYTDTSLKSSSSPFDLYSQENESSGRKSKIEEREPTPYPDDKSFQYADIYEKIMVSGHSDHIVEETEPCSAGYFEKEKTDILSLERTGSPKKELYHQMSSKEEESHFYTSSEKELSSPVSPRDNVEKATFEYTEMHDHFSKVTTKEEKTSVPDFKETDMLETEGALKHIPSEEPEDHFISSPKSDGSEKSEKHEHCKLETSVSYLQAAHHSNENIASHSDSDTIIPHHDIDNDLTPEAEGFSPLEAQSLQIKDPYYEKTNILDESASDSELEKGAKEKSEKETKCPSPVIDKSYENISSIVEKDENNLSAYGMLSEQRDLHSDHFKVHPHVQSTESAAQQVDHSTFSAGYSSQEDEKHREDSDSEYTYCPFKSRTETTKEEERSWFQSTYQESQFTTESHKLDSFLDSCLHSDQDKQKTSDKQDFDVRAPDYAYTSGAAFSVTEKETLSFQEHFEPLSVTDMKTSVPDITNISHSTKRQDEYLEVSERVCELDSSLTRFTPLSLSEENPLFSKIPSQQYSRTEYQKEDSQSISESSSAASTPVKKDTTDSFYSHMISSYTADSEQSARNLWDVSPLVPADSMKPCLSAEKDDAECQDSAGSYDMDDCTLPCRVDCKKTPCSEDTSIKNITSVPKTMAEDVGGVQTLSNILTSFPPPHQDEISTANGPTEVHTSPKLYRQAKHTDIDFFSAVSVRDEKASPDSDRASSPCSEDETEKPSRPSSLMSPTHTFQPYFPDSQRAGRSEDHGDASHEIEPCLGTSSEYECKISSSEYMHRKGELSPSFINPSPLDLSDDSDVSQDEGHPSVKGRTHHVATCHVQGATVDETPPTSVSDSGTSQSDSDVPPETEECPSITADAAMDSDEDADFLPVDKAMGNSHHSNTRQSHDPHPTPMMDPYPHPPHPDVCMVDPEMLVNELHLSKKDLKEKTKGVRKPFTKPKATSPARKLDSKKHSPMLAKQTSRDTAEKLPKSLALRKEREATDKQQKPRSPMQTHSSRGDDKEEVSRTSHSTSKLVNGIKPASGSNTSKGGSTTPQGSPVYVDLAYIPNHCNGKNTDMEFFKRVRAGYYVVSGNDAANGEPNRAVLDALLEGKSQWGENLQVTLIPTHDTEVTREWYQQTHEKQQELNIMVLASSSTVVMQDESFPACKIEF from the exons GTACGCTCTTTGATAACAGATTCGTCTGCACACAAGCTTCTTATTCTGAGTGGTCAGTGGTTGGATCCAGAAGGAGATTTGATTCTGCAAACTGGGACCTTTTCATACCAGAAGTTTGAGCAGGTGTTCAGCAATCCAGAG GTGTGCCAGCTATTCAGTAACACAGACCCTGATATTAAAGCTTCTCTTACGGTGTCGTGCACTGAAGAAGGAGAGTGGGGCAACCTCGGACATTCGTCTTTTCAGGATATAATTCGTTTGGAGCTAAATCCTGATCCAGTTTTGCCTGAAATGGATGGGGTTTCAGAGTTTGCAGATTATATCTCAGAAACTGTTGATGTTCCTTCTCCTTTTGATCTCTTGGAGCCACCAAACTCAGGTGGATTTTTGAAATTATCAAAACCATGTTgctatatatttcctggtggcaGAGGAGATTCAGCCCTGTTTGCAGTTAATGGATTTAATATACTAGTGGACGGGGGCTCTGAGCGGAAATCATGCTTCTGGAAGCTTGTCCGCCATTTGGACAGAATCGACTCCATACTACTCACACACATCGGGGCAGATAATCTTCCGGGAATTAATGGACTTCTTCAGAGAAAGATAGCAGAACAGGATGAAGAGCAGTCTCAGGGCTCTACTGCCTACAGTGATTGGATGAAGAACCTCATTTCACCAGAACTTGGGGTTGTGTTTTTTAATGTTCCTGATAAACTCAAAATGCCTGAATCAAGTATGAAAGCTAAACGAAGCATTGAGGAAGCCTCCTTGACATTACAGTACTTAAATAAACTTGGAATTAAACCAGAACCTTTGTACAGGGTTGTGAGTAACACTATTGAACCATTAACATTGTTTCACAAAATGGGTGTTGGTAGACTGGATATGTACATTTTAAACCCAGTGAAAGACAGTAAAGAGATGCAGTTTCTAATGCAGAAATGGGCAGGAAATAGCAAAGCTAAAACTGGCATTATATTGGCAAATGGTAAGGAAGGTGAAATATCTGTTCCCTATCTTACCTCCATCACAGCTTTAGTTGTTTGGCTTCCTGCGAGCCCTACTGAAAAAATAGTGCGTGTATTATTTCCAGGAAATGCACCACAAAATAAAATTCTTGAGGGACTAGAGAAGCTAAAACATCTAGATTTCCTTAGATACCCAGTGGCAACACAAAAGGAAATTTCTGCCGGTGTTCCTCCAGCTACTGGTAAACACACAAAGATCAAACAGAGGGCTGACAGCAAAGAAAGTCTCAAGTCCTCTTCACGACCTAGCACAGGCAAACCAGCTAAGAAGGATGATATCGCTGAAGAGTTAGCTAAGGAGGTTAAAGCTGAATTGGCAAAGGAGGCAAAAGTggagaaaaaaattaaagatatAACAGATAAGCATATTGACAAACCTTCAAAGGTTgaaaaaatgaaaacagaaacTACTGATTCTGCCAAAGCAGAAAAGAGAAAGCTTCTTAATcagaaaataggtaaaaagtactCAAAGGACAAAATGTCTAAACTCGAAGAAAAGAAAGacaaagagaaaaaggaaatcaaaaaagaaaaaatagatataaagaaagagagttttaagaaagaggaaaagaaagacacaaagaaggaagagaaaaagagagacatAAAACCTGAAGCTAAAAAACTACCTAAACCTGACTTGCGCCCCTTTACACCAGAAGTGAGAAAAACACTGCACAAAGCAAAGATTCCAGGCAAGGTCAAAACAGAAAAAATTAAAACTAAACTAGAAAAAGAAGCAGTTGCTGAACAAAAAGTTAGCCAAGTACAACATATAGCTGTGGAAAAACAACGACAAATGACTGATATCGCAGAACAAAGATTAATTATGTCTTCACCTGAAGATCTTACCAAAGACTTTGAGGAGCTGAAGTATGAAGATAAACTGGAACAAATAACTAAATCAGTGCATGATAAACCTTTGTTGGAACTTGAAGTTTCTGAACTGCGACCCTCAGATATTTTGGTTATGCAGGGTACTTTTAAAGAGGAGTTGACTTTAGATGAAATAATATCAGATAAGAAAACGCCACTGGAGTCCCCAGATGAAGGTATTACTACCACAGATGTTGAGGGAGATTCACAGCATGAAGAGAAGGCACCACATGCATCAGAGGAAACATTAGAAATGGTCGATGAAGGGGCAGCTATGGAGGAGCCTCCTGAAATGGCAGACTTTGATGAAGAAATCATGACAGAGGAAGAGAATTATATCACCCAAGAGTTAGAAAATAAAGTACCTGGTAGGAGCAGATTGGAGTCTATGCCAACTTTAGACATCCAAGATTTAGAAACTGATGAAGAGAAAGAAAATGAGTTGGATGAAAAAGGAATTCTAGACAGAAAGCAGAAGGAAGAAATAATTGAAGAATGTGAGGACTACTTTGGTAAAATGGCAGCAGAAGATGAGAAAGAATGTGAAAAGAGTGTTGAAGTTGTGGAAAAAGCAGATGTGGAAGAAATGGAAGAATATGCTGAAGACACTGGAGATGATCTGAAGTGTAAATCTGCTGAATATATAGACAAGGCATATGAACATGAAGACATTTCATGTGATTTCACTATGTCTGTTTTACAAAAAGAGACAGATATGGAGATAAAGGTCTATGAAAAAGAACTGTCTAAAGAGACTCCATATATGGGAGGTGTACCCATGTCAACTGGAACTACAGCAGAACACATCTCTTACATACAGGATGAAACCATGCCAGGTTATTCAGAGACAGAGCAGACTATTTCTGATGAGGAGATCCACGATGAACAAGAAGAAAGGATCCCACATTTGCAATACGATGTAGGTAGTTATGACATATCTGTTCCTGATCACCCTGGATCATTTGATGCTATACACGGCATAAACATTATTTCATCTGATGTTTCTGCCAAAGGCTATGCAATACAAGAACCTGAAATTGTGGCTTATCCTACAAACATTGTTGCAGCTCCCTTGGCCGAGGAAGAACATATCTCTTCAGCAACATCAATAACAGAGTGTGATAAACTTTCTTCTTTTGCAACATCTGTTGCTGAAGATCAGTCTATTGCATCTATTACTGCACCCAAAACAGAAGAGACAGGAAAAAGCTCTTTATTGCTAGACACTGCCAACAGCATTCCATCTTCTCATACAGAGGCAACCCAAGGTGTAGAATATTTACCATCTGCAGGAACAATATCTCCTACGTCTTCCCTGGAAGAAGACAAATGTTTCAAATCTCCACCTGCAGAAGATTTTCAGTCACTGATCATTCCAGGGAAAGCACAACCAGACGAGAACTTCCCTGGAGTTGAAGAAATGGATGACAGTCCAAATTTTGAAGGACCTGCTAAAAGTAATTACAGCTCACTCATATTTTCAGAACATCTGGGCCAtgatgtatcatatgtatttgacGGAGAAATAAGGAAAGATACTGATATTCTTTCAAGTGAAGAAGCAAAATTATATCAGGTTAATACAGGCTTTGGTGAGAGTGAGGAAAGATGTCTAAGTCCCGATGACAGTACTGTCAAAATGGCTTCTCCTACACAATCTGGTCCTACTAGCACTGGGCATACACCATTCCACCAATCTCCTGTAGAAGATCGGTTTGAAACTACACAAGCAGAGCTTTTCGAAGCAGCAGACAAATTAATACATgacaaaaaacaaatcagtgataaGCAATTTGAGCCTGAATCTAAACCATCCATGGAAAGTGCAGGATACAAATACGAACCTCTTTCTCCCAAAGCAGCATCTTCTGAAATTGTGGAGGAGATTAATGAAAGTAAACATATTTTAACAGAAAAAGGGTCTGAATTTACAGATCAGTTAGATAAACACTATGGCATTGAAACACTGACAACCAAGGAGGCAATGGATGACAAtgatataattaaaaaacaaaaagaatattCTTCAGAAGATACAATGTTTAATATCTCACAATCACCACATACTGGAGGTTATATGCAATTTGAAGAATTAATTTCTACCAGTGAAGTGTCCTGTGAGGATTATACATCCCTACAAGTGAAGGAGCACGGTGAACCTCAGACAGAGCAGTTTAAGTCAATTTCATCCAAAGAGTTTTTATCAGAAGATGCTAAATATGTTGGTTTTTCAGATGAGAGCCCTATAAAAGATGAAGTATCAACAGAAAGTTCTAGTCAAGACAATTTCATTGAAGATGCAAAGTCACTTTCTTTCACAGAACAAGGAAAAGAAGATGACACATCCTTACAGATGTCTTTGATAGAACAAAGTCCAGTTATACATGAAATATATCAAGAAAGTCCTACAAAAGAAGCATGTTCTGAAAATGAGAAATCTCTTCAGTTGACTGATCCTGATCTAATGAAAGAAATCAAGTGTACGTCTGATGAAATGTCACCTGGATATGGGGAATCTTTGTTGTCTACAGAGGAAAGCCTTGCGGAAGATCACAAGCCTCTAGAGGGTTTTGATAAGCATTTCGAAGATCAAGTTCAATCTCACCTGCCAACAGAATATAATAATCAAAAAGAAACATCAGCAGATATATTCTCAGAAGAATTAGCGGTGGATGTACATTTAGATAATTCTAAAGATAAAATCTCACAAAAGGAGGAAAAAGATTTGGGGCATTCGGCATCCAGTCCAGATGACTCTGAATCAATTTCTTTTACAGATCATAGTGAATTTAAAGAGAACAAGTCACTAGAAACACATGTTGATAACAGTTCCATTACCTTTACAAAAACTAGTACAATTCAAAAAGCAGATCAGACTTGTTCACATGCAAGTGACACTCTGGGTTATATGAATACAAACGTTATTATGGAAACAACTTCAGGAAGTGAGAAGTCATCTGATGCACTcataaaagaaacatttgcagAGCATGAAGTTATTGAAAGAAGATCTGTTGAAGGAGAAAATGGTTTCATAAAACAGATAACTTCTGAAAAGAAAGTCTGGTTTACAGAGAAGAAAGAAGAAGAGGAAGAAGTAGTAGAAGAAGAAGTAGAAGaagtagaagaagaagaagaatcaaCACATATGCTAAAGGAAAGCAAACTTCGTTACACAGAAGAGGGAGAAAGCACTTTTCTAGATGAAGGTCATGACTGGGATACACAATCatctttaaaatctaatgtttCTAAGCAATCAACCCCAGATACCATAGATGCTAAAGTATTGGGAACAGAATATGCTTATTTACAAGAGGAAAAACAGACAGAGCACATTCAAAAAGCGCTGAAAACATCTGATGAGATTGCTGAATTCAAGGCATCATCTCAAGAAACTAGATGCCAATCAGCTACTGAGCATCTTTCACCAGAAATAGACATACTTGAAAAGCTACCTTATGTCACAACATCATTAACTTCTGATATTTCTTTAGGAAAGTCAAATGAAGATAATCTTCATTCATTTAATCAAAGTACTTGCATAGAAAGCTCtaatattaaaacacattttGCAGCAAAAGACTTTGGAGAAGCATTGTTTTTAGAACAGTATGACAAAGATGAAGAAAAAGAATATTCCTATTCAAAATTTATTGATGATGTTCCAGATCCCTCCTGTGAAACTGATAACCTTAAAGGCAAAATTGACACTGAATCAGGAGAATTTACAGCCAATATTTTGGACAAACATAAACAGAATTTTGATAGTGAAAAAAGCCCATTTGTCAGAGAAGAAATACTAAGCTCTGAGTCAACCACAAATAAATCATCTGTGGAAGATCATACATATGAAGAAGATGAAAACAAGCAGAAATGTGAAATATATAACTATTCTAGAGAGCACATAGAACAAGACTATGTTGAGACAACATATGTAAAAGATTTTGCAATGCCAAAAGAAAACATTGAGTTTAAGCTTGACGTTCAGCATGAAGACGTAAAAAAAGATCTGgcttcaaaatttgaaaaaaaagtctctcctgtttcactGGACTGCTATACAGATACCAGTTTAAAATCATCCAGTAGTCCATTCGATCTTTATTCCCAAGAAAATGAGAGTTCTGGAAGAAAGTCTAAAATAGAAGAAAGGGAACCAACACCCTATCCAGATGATAAGTCTTTTCAGTATGCCGATATTTATGAAAAGATCATGGTGTCAGGACACAGTGATCACATTGTGGAAGAGACAGAACCATGCAGTGCCGGTtattttgaaaaagaaaagacAGATATCTTATCTTTAGAAAGGACAGGGTCACCCAAGAAGGAATTGTATCATCAAATGTCTTCTAAGGAAGAGGAATCACATTTCTATACATCATCTGAAAAAGAACTCTCGTCACCTGTATCACCAAGAGACAATGTTGAGAAGGCCACGTTTGAATACACAGAAATGCATGACCATTTTTCGAAGGTGACCACAAAAGAGGAAAAAACAAGTGTTCCTGATTTCAAAGAAACTGACATGCTAGAGACTGAGGGAGCCCTCAAACATATACCATCAGAAGAACCAGAAGATCATTTTATTTCATCACCTAAATCAGATGGATCAGAAAAGAGCGAAAAACATGAGCACTGTAAACTGGAAACATCAGTGTCGTATCTGCAGGCAGCACACCATTCAAATGAAAATATTGCATCACACAGTGATAGTGATACTATTATTCCACACCATGATATTGATAATGATCTCACCCCAGAGGCTGAGGGATTTAGTCCATTAGAAGCACAATCTCTTCAAATTAAAGATCCCTACtatgaaaaaacaaacatattggaCGAAAGTGCGAGTGATTCTGAACTAGAGAAAGGCGCCAAAGAAAAATCTGAGAAGGAAACAAAGTGTCCAAGCCCAGTGATAGACAAGTCTTATGAAAACATTTCTAGTATTGTAGAAAAGGATGAAAACAACCTCTCTGCATATGGAATGCTTTCTGAACAAAGAGATTTACATTCTGATCATTTTAAAGTTCATCCCCATGTTCAATCTACAGAGAGTGCAGCTCAGCAGGTAGATCATTCCACATTTAGTGCAGGATATAGCTCACAAGAAGATGAAAAACATAGGGAAGACAGCGATTCAGAGTACACCTACTGTCCTTTCAAGTCAAGAACAGAAACCACAAAGGAGGAAGAAAGGTCATGGTTTCAAAGTACTTACCAAGAATCACAATTCACCACAGAGTCCCATAAATTAGATTCCTTCTTAGATAGCTGCCTACACAGTGATCAGGATAAACAAAAGACTTCTGATAAGCAAGACTTTGATGTCAGGGCTCCAGATTATGCATATACTTCTGGAGCTGCATTTTCAGTTACAGAGAAGGAAACTTTATCGTTTCAAGAACACTTTGAACCTTTGTCTGTTACGGATATGAAAACATCAGTGCCAGATATTACAAATATATCCCACTCAACAAAAAGGCAAGATGAATACTTAGAGGTTTCTGAAAGGGTTTGTGAATTAGATTCGTCTCTAACAAGATTCACGCCACTAAGCCTATCAGAAGAAAACCCTCTATTCTCTAAAATTCCTAGTCAACAGTATTCAAGGACAGAATACCAAAAAGAGGACTCTCAGAGCATCTCAGAATCTTCGTCTGCAGCCAGCACTCCTGTTAAGAAGGACACTACAGATAGTTTTTACTCTCATATGATTAGTAGCTATACTGCAGATTCAGAACAAAGTGCAAGGAATTTGTGGGACGTGTCTCCTCTTGTCCCTGCTGATTCCATGAAGCCTTGCTTGTCAGCTGAGAAAGATGATGCTGAGTGCCAGGACTCTGCAGGTTCATATGATATGGATGATTGTACTTTGCCATGTAGAGTAGACTGTAAAAAAACACCTTGCAGTGAAGACACAAGCATAAAAAATATTACCAGTGTGCCAAAAACAATGGCAGAAGATGTAGGGGGAGTGCAAACACTGTCTAACATACTGACATCTTTTCCACCTCCTCACCAAGATGAGATATCTACGGCAAATGGCCCTACAGAAGTCCACACAAGCCCAAAGTTATATCGACAGGCAAAACATACAGATATTGACTTTTTTAGTGCAGTAAGTGTGAGAGATGAAAAGGCCTCTCCGGATTCAGACAGGGCATCTTCTCCATGTTCTGAAGATGAGACTGAAAAACCAAGTCGACCGTCTTCTCTAATGTCACCTACGCATACATTCCAACCGTATTTTCCAGATTCTCAAAGAGCTGGTAGAAGTGAGGATCATGGAGATGCATCTCATGAAATTGAGCCATGTTTGGGAACTTCAAGTGAGTATGAGTGCAAGATATCTTCATCAGAGTATATGCACAGGAAAGGGGAACTTTCTCCATCATTCATCAATCCTAGCCCTCTTGATCTTTCTGATgacagcgatgtctcacaagatGAAGGTCATCCTTCAGTTAAAGGCAGAACACATCATGTAGCTACATGCCATGTTCAGGGTGCCACAGTTGATGAAACCCCTCCAACATCTGTTAGTGATTCAGGAACCTCGCAGTCAGATTCTGATGTCCCACCAGAAACTGAAGAATGTCCATCCATAACTGCTGATGCAGCAATGGACTCAGATGAAGATGCTGACTTTCTTCCTGTGGACAAAGCAATGGGGAATTCTCATCACAGCAACACAAGGCAAAGTCATGATCCACATCCCACTCCAATGATGGATCCATATCCTCATCCTCCTCATCCTGATGTCTGCATGGTCGATCCTGAAATGTTAGTTAATGAATTGCATCTTAGCAAAAAGGATCTTAAGGAGAAAACCAAAGGTGTAAGGAAACCTTTCACTAAACCTAAGGCAACGTCGCCTGCTCGGAAATTAGATTCTAAGAAACATTCACCTATGCTCGCTAAGCAAACATCCAGGGACACAGCAGAAAAACTGCCAAAAAGTCTAGCACTTAGGAAAGAGAGGGAAGCAACAGATAAGCAGCAGAAGCCGAGAAGTCCAATGCAAACACATTCATCCAGGGGAGATGACAAAGAGGAGGTTTCTAGAACAAGTCACAGTACTAGCAAGTTGGTCAATGGCATCAAACCAGCTTCAG GTTCAAACACTTCAAAAGGAGGTTCTACAACACCCCAAGGCAGCCCTGTATATGTAGATTTGGCTTATATCCCTAATCATTGCAATGGGAAAAACACAGATATGGAGTTTTTCAAGAGAGTTCGAGCTGGATATTACGTTGTCAGTGGTAATGATGCAGCTAATGGAGAGCCAAATCGGGCAGTGCTTGATGCTCTTTTGGAAggaaaatcacagtggggggagAATCTCCAG gtcACCCTGATACCAACTCATGACACTGAAGTGACCCGTGAATGGTACCAGCAGACCCATGAGAAACAGCAGGAGCTTAACATAATGGTTCTTGCAAGCAGTAGTACTGTAGTCATGCAAGACGAATCCTTCCCAGCATGCAAAATTGAGTTCTAA